Within the Papaver somniferum cultivar HN1 unplaced genomic scaffold, ASM357369v1 unplaced-scaffold_132, whole genome shotgun sequence genome, the region CGAAGAACTGAAGAGCTAGCTCGGTAAGTCTAGCCGAGTTGAGTCGTTGGCTCAACAATCTTTCAGCCCATGCTCAGTTGGCCTAGAGGATATATCCGCCCCACTGTTTGCTTAAGCTAACTTTTCTTTTGGGCTTGTCATTTTACACTAATTCTTGGGCTTGGTCTTAGACACCCATTTTTGCTTGGCTAGTTCCATAGCTTAAAGGAACATTCCAGAAGGGTCTACAATATATTATGGAATACGCAAGGATGATTAAATTAAATTTATATTGGAGAGCCATGCAAGGGTCAATTATTGAAGGAGGCATGTGGGGGCCAGTTATGGTAATGGATGCCTAAcacaaaattaaaaaatgaaacgGAAATTCACACCATATAAATACAGGGGTTCATAACCCCAAAAGGTAAGCAATCTTACACACAAAATCTCCTGTGGAAAATTCTGTCTAACTTTAGCATCggagggttttttgcaggtacccccttataATGTTCAATTGGAGATTTAAGCAGCGGATCGATTTTcgacaaaatcatcatcaaattcGTGTTTAGGGTAGAAGTATTTTTACCATACAAACAATCTCAAAATCTACTTTTCGGTCGAGCACACCGGATCGCAAACAATGATTATCTATGTTTCAAGGACAAAGTTAGTAAATAAATTAAAAGATAATATTAAACAAGTCCATAATAACCAGATTATGTAACTGTCATCGCAATCAACTTTGGTCCTccaactcaaaccctaattttaaactTTCTAAAACCCAAACACAACATATACCGAAAGTTAATATATCAACTTTTTTACATATGTTCTTTTGAATGAAACCTCTTTTAAGGCATACTCAAATGTTTCGTGGTATACATTTATTTAaattcggctgaaaagttatcagtcgAACCGAGATAGAAAAACATAAGTTCGGCTCgaaatttgagtatgtctcaaaaaaaaaaaaaaatgagtatgcctcaaaacagccTTCTTTTGAATCGAGGATGGCGTGACAAAATTTTGGGTTGTTTTCCCCATGGCTTAAGGGATCGGTGCATAGGAATCCAATTGGGCCATCTCTCTGTGTCACGTTACTTATAGACCCATTATGGAGAATTAGAGGCTTACATTTTTGATTCTGAAGAAATCATGGCTTTTTCTTCTCCTGTATTACTTCAAacctctccaccaccaccatcttcaactTCATCAAGATCAAATCTTTCGACATCCGATGGCCTTGAAAACTGTGTCAGTATGGTTGAACTAAAACAGTACCACTCAAAAATCATTAGATTAGGCCTATCAAAAGATAATGATGCCATAGGGAGAGTTATCAAATTTTGTGCAATATCTAAATCAGGTGATATGAATTATGCCCTTAAAGTGTTTCATGGAATTGCAAAACCAGATACTTTCATTTATAATACTATTATTAGAGGTTACTTGAACTCTCATATAACAAAAGATTGTATAATATTGtattctcaaatgttagaaaactCTGTTTATCCTAATAAGTTTACTTACCCATGTGTGATTAGAGCTTGTTGTAATGGAAATCAGACAATGGAGTTAAGACAGATACATGCACATGTTTTGAAGTTTGGATTTCAGGGAGATAAGTTTTGTTTGAACAACTTGATTCATATGTATGTGAATTTTGAGTGTTTGGATGATGCACGACGGGTGTTTGATAAAATGGTGAATAAAGATTTTGTTTCTTGGACTACTTTGATTACTGGGTATTCGAAGTTGGGTTTTCTAGATGATGCGTATGAAGTTTTTGAGTCGATGCCGGAAAGGAATTCTGCTTCTTGGAATGCTATGATTGCAGGGTATGTTCAAAGTGACCGTTTTCATGAAGCTTTTCGATTGTTTGAAAGGATGCAGTTAGAGAAAGTTAAGCTGGATAAATTTGTTGCAGCTAGTATGTTATCAGCTTGTACAGGATTGGGAGCTCTAGAGCAAGGAGAGTGGATATATGAACATATAAAGAAGAGTGGATTCGAAGTGGATTCGAAACTAGCAACAACTATTATTGACATGTATTGTAAATGTGGATGTTTAGAGAAAGCATTTGAAGTCTTTAATGGGTTAAAACACAAAGGGATTTCTTCATGGAATTGTATGATTGGAGGAATAGCAATGCACGGGCAAGGGAAAGCTGCAATAGAGCTTTTTGAGGAGATGCAAAAACAGATGGTAGCTCCGGATGGGATCACGTTTGTGAATTTGCTTAGTGCATGTGCTCATAAAGGTTTGATTGAAGAGGGACAGCATTACTTTCAcctcatgaaacaagttcacagAATTGAGCCGAAGATGGAGCACTTTGGGTGCATGGTGGATATGCTTGGTAGAGCTGGGTTTCTAGACGAAGCAAAAAGGCTTATAGATGAGATGCCAATGAGTCCTGATGCAGGTGTACTGGGTGCACTTCTGGGAGCATGTAAAATTCATGGAGACATCGAGTTGGGTGAAGAAATAGGAAAACAAGTAATCGAGTTAGAACCCCATAACAGTGGTCGTTACGTGTTATTAGCAAACTTATATGCAAATGTAGGTAGATGGGATGATGTTGCCAGAGTGAGAAAGTTGATGAATGATCGAGGAGTAAAAAAGGTGCCTGGTTTTTCTGTAATCGAGTTGGATGGCGTTGTTAGCGAGTTCATTGCTGGAGGTAGGATGCATCCTGAATCTAAAGAGATATATGCCAAGGTTGATGAAATGTTGACATGCATCAGATCGGTAGGTTATATACCTGAAACTGATGCAGTATCGCATGATATTGTTGAGGAAGAGGAAAAGGAGAATCCATTGTACTTCCACAGCGAAAAGCTTGCCATTGCTTTTGGGTTATTGAAAACCAAACCTGGATCTATCATTCGGATATCAAAGAATTTGAGAGTGTGCAAAGATTGCCACCAAGCTAGTAAGTTCATTTCTGAGGTTTTCGATCGGGAAATAATTGTGAGAGATAGAAACAGGTTCCACCATTTTAAGAATGGTGAATGTTCTTGTAAAGATTACTGGTGAGGTAGTAGTGGTGGACAGGGCTATTGCATAATTTAGAGGAAATTCAAACTCCCCCACTGCTTGTATCGTTGTATGTGTTCTGTATCTCAATGACTGCCCTAAAACTGTACATGCAACCGGCTTATAATAGTCGAACTTTCGGGTTGAAGCAATGACTATGCAAGCAGTTGTCTCAATTATGGATTTAACCAGCTCGAGAAAATTGTACCCATTGTGATTCCCCCTACTGGAACAATGTTTTGTCACCCAGATTTTTCCTTGTGCATTATCGGCACTAGTCTTAAAGGATGGCTTGCCTCGGTTTGTTCCGCAAAGTATGAAAATTGGTCTAGAGACTCTAGACTAAAGCTTCATTTGTTGAGAATGAGTCAACTCGTTATAACTCCACGAGTCACATACATGAAACAACTCACAACGATTCGCAACAGCGTGTCTCATCGGTGATGATGGTCGTGGGCCTCGTGGCAGTTTACAAACCctggaaaaacttcaaactttttcataaatacaacgaaaaacaagaagaagaagaaagtttagAATCAGAAAAAGAAATCCTGTAGATTTGATTGGAAAGACATGCAACTATGCAAGGCGATGAAGCTAGAGCGTTGCTAGGATTATCATCCACTTCTCATCTGACCCCATCTCAGGTATAATCGTGTTTGCGAATTATACAAGAAATACTAACTTTGGTTGAATTTGCTTCTCAATATGTAAAATGAACTTGATTGGGTTAGTTTCTACTGAGAAGTCTGAGATCATACTAGTCCTAAATATGATATTTATAATTGTGAATTTAGTCATTGTTAGGGGAATTTAGGATCTTTCTGAACTGGGAGCTAGAGTAATGTGGAAATTTTGCTCCCAATTACTAAAGACCCTAAATTTCCTTAATGTTTGTGGTGTATGTGCGTAATCGCGGAAGATAGTGGTGCCAGATATCCAATGTAATCTCAGTGTGTGAGATTGAAAATTTCAGTTTACTATACTATTAGACTAGGATTTCCGATCATTGGAATCCAATGTAACGCAGAAAGTGCAGATATCTGACTGCTTATATGTGTAATTTTTTTGAATACAGGTTAAAGCAGCCTATAAAAGAAAAGCATGGGAATCTCACCCTGACCGTTTTCCTGCAAATGAAAAGTTCAGTGCAGAGACTAAGTTTAAATTGGTAATATTTGGCACCACGATAACTTTTTATAATTTAAATTGGTAAACAACTTGTAAGATAAACTGAAAAATCCAAGTTGTAAAACATACCTTGCCATTTACCGTAAAATAAGAGATACTAAAAAAACAAACTGGAATGTTTATAAGTAGCTTGTTTGATTGACTGGATTGACCATTTACCTGACCATTATAGTTGCATGTATTGCAGATTTCGGAAGCATACTCATGcctaaaattaggtaattttcttCAACTCTCTAAAATTTTGGAACTTAATATGCTGAGACCATGGTTTGCTGACTGTCAGTAAAGGTTCGGGTAGTTCACAGTTTAATGACTTGCTCACGGCGTTGGAATAAACAGTATATCATCATTTATCGATAACACTGACAAGCTTATAAGCTTGATTTTTAGAATTAAGGAACAATATGAGCGAGCTTATGGCTTTCACATACCTTTCAATCTAGCATGTTAGCAGTAGTGACAGATGTGCTTATATGGCTTTATTAATTGGTGCTAATGCTACTTGGGATTCTATTTGCACATGTAGGTTGCAGTAGGTGAACAAATCAGCTACTCATATTTGGCGCTCATTACATTGCAGTTGGTAGGATATGCACATTTCTGAAACTTTTTATTGGCATCTGAAACGTTTGTGTGCTCTATATGATACTTGTATGCAGATCTTCTGATGGGTATACTTTTCTATATCTGTGACCAACATATCCCATTTAGTGGGGCAATATGTTCAAGTTAGTATTACCAAGATGTCTCCCAACAGACAGcgagtttgcaaaccatgggaaAAGTATAGAATTTCCTTGTTATGTGGAATGTTCTATGATGACTACCTGATCTTTTTAATTTTCCGGCATTACAGGTATAGGACAAGGGGGAACAAACTcaggtactttttttttttttttaaattctattgATCCAAACTCAAGAATGTTAGCTTCATCGGTCATCTGCTTTCTCTTTCATTTTCCCTTTCCTCTGTTCCTTGGATGTTTTTATTTATGTACTGCCCCAATTTTTCTTGCTTACTAGCAGCATATGCGCGGGTTGTCAGAACCactgtagtcaatatcggccgtatcggccgatatatcggggatatttcggatatcggcccagaacgatacgataagaaggatatcggggatacgatattcgcccgataatatcggtcgtatcggtcgaatatcggccgtatcggtcgatacgaaattttcctacatttcctgatatgagacggtattggtcgttttctataaagtttaagggtaattttcgcgaagaaagtcttccaggtggtagtagaggtgcatgtagctctcgaagcaagtctactaaagttactcttttgtttttttgataaaattgatgttatctattatatcttattcgaaaatgtgtggagaaatgtttaatataaaattatagtctctaacaatgtagttaatatcggatatcggttcatctcggccgggaccgatacactggtacgattttatatcggggatattatcgttgaaatatcgattctagatttagagactataattttatattaaacatttctccacacattttcgaataagatataatagataacatcaattttatcaaaaaaacaaaagagtaactttagtagacttgcttcgagagctacatgcacctctactaccacctggaagactttcttcgcgaaaattacccttaaactttatagaaagcgaccaataccgtctcatatcaggaaatgtaggaaaatttcgtatcgaccgatacggccgatatttgaccaaaacggccgatattcgaccgatacgaccgatattatcgggcgaatatcgtatccccgatatccttcttatcgtatcgttctgggccgatatccgaattatccccgatatatcggccgatacggccgatattgactacagtggtctctaaatctagaaccgatatttcaacgataatatccccgatataaaatcgtaccagtgtatcggtcccggccgagatgaaccgatatccgatattaactacattggtcagAACAGGTTCTCCAAACGTTCATCAAAGAAGCAAAAGTCAAACGTTCTTGGTTAAAGCCcctttttttcttattattattggAACAGTTGCACTCGGGGGTATGAGTGCTGCAAGGTGAATGCatgacatttctaaaccaaaCTATTATATCGCATGTGATTCTATGCAGTTAGTCTTAGCTTAGTCCTTTAGTGTTCTTTATCGACTTCTCAGAGCCCTATATTCCATCCCCGGGGTGTTGTATTTCTTTTGCAGGGCTTAGAAACGGCAGGAGAAGGCAACCCCATCTTACAATCCtttccttccatgatggcatgctgGATTTTTTTATGTTTATAGCTTGTATTTGTCTTAATTAGCTAGGGAACATCCGCTTGAAACTCTATATGATGATCATATCAGTAATGTTCTAATAGTGTTATAACTAGGTTAAAATGTTTGATGCTTTCCATCCTATATTTCGATAAAAACTAGCGGGGTATTTTGCATTACCTCTCCTCGCAGGATTGTTAATATCGTTAATTTGTATTACCTCCCTACAAAGATTAAATTAACAAAACTTCCTTTCGTCATATATTCTGTCAAAGAACAATTAGCCGAGTCACAGCTTTGTACACGTGGGCAAAAACAAACGCGTAGTACTGTAGTTTCATAAAATATCCTCCCATATAAAACAGATCTTAGACCactgtagtcaatatcggccgtatcggccgatatatcggggatatttcggatatcggcccagaacgatacgataagaaggatatcggggatacgatattcgcccgataatatcggtcgtatcggtcgaatatcggccgtttcggtcaaatatcggccgtatcggtcgatacgaaattttcctacatttcctgatatgagacggtattggtcgttttctataaagtttaagggtaattttcgcgaagaaagtcttccaggtggtagtagaggtgcatgtagctctcgaagcaagtctactaaagttactcttttgtttttttgataaaattgatgttatctattatatcttattcgAAAATatgtggagaaatgtttaatataaaattatagtctctaaatctagaaccgatatttcaacgataatatccccgatataaaatcgtaccagtgtatcggtcccggccgagatgaaccgatatccgatattaactacattgtctTAGACACTATATGCCGTCGGACGAAAACATCTGACGGTTCTGCACCATGTCAGAGAATGAATGGTTTAGATTTGTTACCTTTTAGGTAGCGGTTAAGCCCCTCCGTCTCTCCAACTACCCCTCCTAACGGGAATAGACATTAGGCTaatccctatgggctagattgaactgtttagattggccaaaaagtgttgcaaattaaaataaaagtgtgggaaaaaaatTAACATTATTTCTGGATATTTCTCTCTCTTAACATTTgatcgcagttcaactagcagcgagattgaaaagCTGAACTGTCTGGCGCTAAAAAAATGGTCAATACGCTGAACCATTGAGCGCTTGATGTTTTTAATTAAATGTGTCTGATTGAGAGAGAGGAACATATATATTATAGCTAATAGCTAGGTTACTGATGGAGAAACAGACTAGAGAGGAACATATAATGAAGTGGACTGATGGAGAGAGAGAATAGAGAGGAGCGTATAATGAGTGGACATAATGTATTACTGGAGAGAGAGACTACAG harbors:
- the LOC113333305 gene encoding pentatricopeptide repeat-containing protein At5g66520-like, yielding MAFSSPVLLQTSPPPPSSTSSRSNLSTSDGLENCVSMVELKQYHSKIIRLGLSKDNDAIGRVIKFCAISKSGDMNYALKVFHGIAKPDTFIYNTIIRGYLNSHITKDCIILYSQMLENSVYPNKFTYPCVIRACCNGNQTMELRQIHAHVLKFGFQGDKFCLNNLIHMYVNFECLDDARRVFDKMVNKDFVSWTTLITGYSKLGFLDDAYEVFESMPERNSASWNAMIAGYVQSDRFHEAFRLFERMQLEKVKLDKFVAASMLSACTGLGALEQGEWIYEHIKKSGFEVDSKLATTIIDMYCKCGCLEKAFEVFNGLKHKGISSWNCMIGGIAMHGQGKAAIELFEEMQKQMVAPDGITFVNLLSACAHKGLIEEGQHYFHLMKQVHRIEPKMEHFGCMVDMLGRAGFLDEAKRLIDEMPMSPDAGVLGALLGACKIHGDIELGEEIGKQVIELEPHNSGRYVLLANLYANVGRWDDVARVRKLMNDRGVKKVPGFSVIELDGVVSEFIAGGRMHPESKEIYAKVDEMLTCIRSVGYIPETDAVSHDIVEEEEKENPLYFHSEKLAIAFGLLKTKPGSIIRISKNLRVCKDCHQASKFISEVFDREIIVRDRNRFHHFKNGECSCKDYW
- the LOC113333306 gene encoding dnaJ homolog subfamily B member 6-like isoform X2 — protein: MQGDEARALLGLSSTSHLTPSQVKAAYKRKAWESHPDRFPANEKFSAETKFKLISEAYSCLKLGIGQGGTNSGSPNVHQRSKSQTFLVKAPFFLIIIGTVALGGMSAARA
- the LOC113333306 gene encoding dnaJ homolog subfamily B member 5-like isoform X3 — protein: MQGDEARALLGLSSTSHLTPSQVKAAYKRKAWESHPDRFPANEKFSAETKFKLISEAYSCLKLGIGQGGTNSGLRNGRRRQPHLTILSFHDGMLDFFMFIACICLN
- the LOC113333306 gene encoding chaperone protein DnaJ-like isoform X1 is translated as MQGDEARALLGLSSTSHLTPSQVKAAYKRKAWESHPDRFPANEKFSAETKFKLISEAYSCLKLGIGQGGTNSAYARVVRTGSPNVHQRSKSQTFLVKAPFFLIIIGTVALGGMSAARA